In Paludibaculum fermentans, the genomic stretch CGCCTACACGGTCTCCAAATTGAAAGACTCCTCCTCCGGCCCCTTCGGCTACCCCAACAATCAGTTCGACCTCGCCGACGAATGGGGACCCTCCGTCGACGACCAGCGTCACACGTTGAACTTCGACGGCAGCATCCAACTCCCCTGGGGCTTCCAGAGCAGCATGTTCTACCACTACGGCTCCGGCGCGGCCTTCGCCTCCATCGGGCCAGGCAACCCCTTCAACTACGCCGGCACCTCCAACCGCACGTTCCTCACCGGTACGGCGACCTTCATCGATCCGTCGTACCTCTATCCCTCCCTCGCCCCCGGCTACACCAACGTGAAGCGCAACTCTCTCCGCGGCCAACCCATCAACCGCATCGACTGGCGCCTCACCAAGACAGTCGCCATCAAGGATCGCTGGCGCGCCACGGGCATCTTCGAAGTCTTCAACGTCATCAACGCCCAGAACTACGGCACCTACCAGTCCAACATCGGCCTCGCGACCTTCGGACGCCCGGCCTACAACTCCAACCTGGCCTACGCGGCCCGCATGCTGCAGTTCGCCGTACGCTTCGACTACTAAGCCCCATGCGACTCCCCCCCATGCGACTCCCTTGGATACTCCTCTTCGTCCCAGCATTGGCTCTCGCAGCCGACCCCTGGCTGCAGCGCGTGGAACCCATCATGAACTCCGCCGAGCGCAGGCTCTATGTCGGACTACATGACGACTCCGCCCGGCAGGCCTTCCGTCACAGCTTCTGGGACGGCAAGGCGGTGAGCGAAGAGGAGTACCTCCAGCGGATCGAATGGGCCGACGCTCAATTCGGCGGCGCCAAACCGGGCTCAGGCGCGAACACGGATCAGGGCCGTGTCTACCTGAGCCTCGGCGCCCCCACTTCCATCAGCCGGCTGCCCTCCAGCCGCGTCTTTGTCCAATGTGAGATCTGGTACTACAACAGCCTGCCCCGGCTCGGCCTCGGCACCCAGGCCCGCTTCCTCTTCTACCGCAAGGAAGGCGCCGGCCCCCTGCAACTCTACTCGCCCCAACTGAACAGCCTGCGGACCCTGCTCATCCCGAACAGCGGCACCCGCGGCCTCTTCGCCGTCAACGACATCATCCGCGCCTCCGACGTGCCCAACTCGCTCAACCTCCCGCCCGCCGAAGCCGAAGTCGTCGACGCCGCCTCCTCAGTAGCCCGCGGCATCACCGGTTCCGGCAACAGCGACATCGTGAACATGGCCGCTGCCCCGGCCTGGGCACTCCGCCGCGACCCCAAGGAACGCGTCCAGTCCCGCCTGCTCCTCTCAGAACGGCCAGTGCTCGAATCTTTCCAAAGCTGGACCCCTGACCGCCTGCCGGTCATCGACATCCAGGTCAAAGCCTCCGTCCGCGCCAGCATCGGTCTCTCTGTCCAGGTCTCCGGCGTGCCGCTCGACGAGTGGCAGACCCAGCTCGAATTCATAACCTGGACACCCGTTGCCTACGTCCACCGCCTCTTCCTGCTACCCGGCGACTACACACTCGTTGTCGATACGGACGGCGTCAGGACCCCCTATCCCCTTCAGGTCACGAAACCCTCCGCCGCCACGCAGATCCTGCTAGGGTCCACAGGGGAAACAGCAGGCTCCGCCCCGTTCCAGTTCGGCGCGCTCCGCCTCTTACCCTCTGCGGCTCCTCGCATGGCCATGCTCCAGTTCGCCGCGCCCGGCCGTGTCCAGTGGCGCATCGTCCGCGGTGTCGAGATCCTCTCTGTCGCCTCCACGGAAACAGAGACGACCGGCTTTGCGGGCTATACTCTCCCGGCGCAGTTACCGGCCGGCCCGCTCACCCTCCAGGCTCGCTCCACCAATGAGGTCGTCGACCTGAAGCTCCCCACGCCTGAACCCGAGCGCCTCGACAGCCGTGTCGTCATCTCTCACAATGCGAACCTCGGACCGGCGGCGGCGCTACTCTCCATCGGCCGCCAGTTCCTGCTCAATGGGAATCGTCCGCAGGCCAGGCTCTGCTTCACCCGCGCTCTGGGGCAGAGCCGGACGGCGAACACGCTCAGCGCCCTGGGCCGCCTGGAGGCCCTGGATGCCCATCTGGACCAGGCCCGGACGCTCTTGCAGGAAGCCTTAATCCTCGACTCGCATCACTTCGACGCACTCACCGCCATGGGTTTCGTCGAGACGGAATTCCAGGATTATACGGTCGCCGCCGCCTACCTGGAGCGCGCCCTGCAGGTGCGCAGTCTGCCAGCCTTGGAACAGGCGCTCTCCGAGGTGAAAGGCAAACTCCGGGCTGGACGCTGACCTACAGCTCGTACGTCGCTTCGCCGCCCGTGATCCGCAAATCCGGCAACCCCAGGGCCCTCAGCTCCTCCGCCACCCGGTCCCGGAATCGATGCTTCAAATGGACAGCCAGGATACTCGTCTCCGGTGGCATCTTGGCCACCTCCACCCCAAAGCTCTCCGGAGTCAGGTGCGCGCTGATGCCCGCCAGCCCGGTCAGCTCATCCGGAAACGTGCACTCCAGGAATACCGAACGCGGAGCAGGCATGTCCATCATCAGCGCCCACATCCGCTCGGTGGGGCCGGAATCCGCTCCAAACGCGACGGTCGACCGCCCGTCGGTCACCAGATACCCCGCCGTGGGCACGATATGATTCATCGCCACCGGCACGACCCGCAAACCCTCCACCTCAATCGGCTCCTCCAACCGAACCCGGTTGGGCAGGAAAAACGGCCGCCCCGGAGGCGAGAGGTGGATGAAATCCGGCCAGATTTCGCCATTGAAGATATGCCGCTGCAGTGTCTCCATCGTCTCCGGCAGGGCATGAACGGTCACCGCCGGAACCTCAGGATCGTAAGCGTTCTCGAGAAACACCGGCAGGCTGGAAATATGATCCATGTGCGAGTGGGTCAGGAAGACGTGCCGCACCTCCGCCTGCTCTTCCGGAGTCCCGGAAAACCCCAATGTGCCCGCGTCGATCGCCACTCGATCGTTAATCAGGTAAGAACTGGCGTAGTGCCTGTCGCGAGGCGCGTCAGGCGAGGAACCGATCAGGCGGACTTTCATGTCATTTTCCCAGCGGCTGGCGCTCCCAAGGCTTCGACCAATATTGCATGGACAGCCGCACCAGACAAGCAACTAGCGGTACACTCTACCAGATGACCCAGGCCGATAGGATCTCCCGCGTGATCTTTGAATACGCGGCCCAGATCGGTGGAGCACCCGATACAGACGCTCTTCTGGAACTCAACGCAAACATGGCGCGCGACCTCGCCGGCGCCGATCGCTGCAGCATTTGGCTGGTCGATTCCGCCAGTCGGGAGATCTGGACCAAGGTCGCACACGGCACCTCTGAAATTCGCATCCCCTTCGGCCACGGCCTTGTCGGCGCCTGCATCGCCGCCAACGAACCCATCGTCGTCAACGACACATCTTCCGATCCCCGCTTCCTGGGCCGCGTCGACGAGAAAAGCGGTTATGCCACCCGCTCGGTGTTAGTCCTCCCTCTCCGTGGCTCCGACAATCGCGTGATCGGCGCGCTCCAGGCCCTCAACAAACCCGGCGGCTTCGACACCTCCGACGTCGATCTCCTCTCCCTCGCCGCCAGCTATTCCGCCTCCGCCCTGGAAGGCCAGCAACTGCGCGCCGAGGCCGAGAAGGCCCGCCTCCTCCTCAAAGAACTCGAGATCGCCCGCAGCGTCCAGCAACGACTTCTCCCCCAGACCCTCCCCGCCCTGCCCGGTCTCGAATTCGACGCCTACTGCCGTCCCGCCAAATTTGTCGGCGGCGACTACTACGACTTCATCGCCCTCCCCGGTGACCGGCTCTTCTTCACCCTCGGCGACGTCTCCGGCAAAGGCATAGCCGCCGCCGTCCTCATGGCCAGCATCCAGGCCGCGATCCGTTCCCAGATGCTGCACCCGCCGGATTCCCTCTCCGAACTCGTCAACGACTTCAACAAGGCCGTCTACTCCTTCTCCACCTCCGACAAGTACTCCACCCTGTTCTGCGCAATGCTCGACGCCAAGACCCGCCGCATGGTCTTTGTGAATGCCGGCGGCTGCCCGCCCATGCTCCTTCGCGCCGCCACCGGCCAGGTCGAACGCCTCGATGCCGGCGGTTGCCCCATCGGCCTCCTGGGCTTCTCTCGCTACCAACAGGCGGAGGTTCAGTTGGAGCCAGGCGACGTCCTGTTCGCCTTCTCCGACGGCATCAGCGAGGCCACCAACTCCGCCGAGGAGATCTGGGAGGAGGCCGACCTCGAGAAAGTTCTCCGCTCCGCCGGCCGCAGCCCCGCCGCCCGGATTGTCGAGACCGCCGTGGCCGCCGCCGACGCCTTCACGGGCGACGCCGAACAGGCCGACGACATGACCGTGGTCGCCATGAAGGCCCTCTAGAAGACCTCTCCGGGATGGCGCCTGCGCCCCGCTTCCTTTACGATAAAAAGGCAGGGAGGCTCCGCATCGTCAAGGCTTGTGTGCTCGCATCGTCCAGTGCGGGCAATTCCACCTTCATCGGGACCGACACCACGCGCATCCTGATCGACGCGGGGCTCAATCGTAAAGAAACTTTCGCCAGGCTGGCCGCCATCGGTGAGGATCCGGCCAGGCTCGACGCAATCTTCATTACCCACGAGCACTCTGATCACATTCTTGGCCTTCCTGTGATGATTCGCGCGCTGGCCAGCATGGGCCGCCGCATCCCGGTCTTCCTCACTCATCTCACTGCGCCCACTATCGACTGGGGCAACGCAGTCCCCGTGGTCGAAACCTTCCAGGCCGGCTCCGGCATCGAGATCGGCGACCTTTCCATCTCTTCCTTCACCATCCCGCACGACGCGGTCGATCCAGTCGGCTACACCATCAAATCGCAGGGCATCAAGATCTCCATCGCCACGGATTTGGGTTATATGCCCGATAGTGTGAAGGTCCACCTGCAGCGGTCGCATTTTCTACTACTAGAGTCGAACCACCACCCGGAACTGCTCAAGCTCGGCCCCTACCCCTGGCACGTCAAACAGCGTATTCTGTCTCGCAAAGGCCATCTCTCCAACGACGCGGCTTGCGAGTACATCGCCAACGATCTGCCCTCCGAGGTCCAAACCCTCATCCTCGGCCACTTGAGCGAACACAACAACACGATTTGGGAAACTGAGCTTAGCGCCAAACAGGCGCTGGAAACCCGCGGCTTATCGCCCCGCCTGATCGTGGCGGAACCGCGCAAGCTCAGCGATATTTTTCAATTGTAGGAGCAAGTATGATCCAGCGTTACACCCGCCCTGAAATGGGCCGCATCTGGAGCGACGAGAACAAATATGCCCAGTGGCTCGCTGTCGAACTCGCCAACTGCGACGTTCAAGCTGAGCGCGGCCACATTCCCGTCGAGTCCGCGAAGTTCCTCCGCGAGTACGCCGCCATCTCCGTCGACCGCATCCTCGAAATCGAAGCCGAGATCCGCCACGACGTGATTGCTTTCACTACATGCGTAGCAGAATCCATGGCTTCCGCCGGCCACAGCGACGCCTCCCGCTGGTTTCACTATGGACTTACTTCAAATGACGTAGTTGATACCGCGCAGGCACTCCAACTCAAAGAATCCGCGGAGTTGATCCTCAAGCGGGTGGACATCCTTATCGAGGTCCTCAAGACCCGTGCCCATGAGTTCAAACACGCCATCGCCATCGGACGCACTCACGGCGTCCATGCTGAGCCCATCACCTTCGGTTTGAAGATCGCCAACTGGTACGACGAAGCCCTCCGCGCCAAACGCCGCCTCAAAGAAGCAGCCGAGGATCTCCGCTACGGCAAACTCTCCGGGGCCGTCGGTACGCTCGCCCACATGGAGCCCGCCACCGAGGCCGCCATCTGCGAAAAGCTCGGGCTGAAGGTCGCGCCCATCGCCAGCCAGGTGATCGCCCGCGACCGCCACGCCGCCTTCGTCTCCGCCCTCGCGCTCATCTGCGCGCTCTGCGAAAAGTGCGCTCTGGAAGTTCGCCACCTGCAGCGGACCGAAGTCCGCGAAGCCGAGGAGCCGTTCGCTGAGGGCGCGCAAAAGGGCTCCAGCGCCATGCCCCACAAGCGCAACCCCATCGTCAGCGAGCAGATCTGCGGTCTCGCCCGCGTGGTCCGCTCCAACGTCCAGGCGGCCTTCGAGGACATCGCCCTCTGGCATGAACGGGATATCTCCCACTCCAGCGTCGAGCGCGTCATCCTGCCCGACTCCTGCATTCTCACCGACTATCTTCTGGCGAAGACCATCTGGCTCATCGGCGGCATGCGCGTCTACCCCGAACGCATGAAGCGTAATCTGGAGTCAACCAAGGGCTTAGTCTTCTCAGGACAGGTCCTGCTCGATCTCGCGGCCGCCGGAATGCTGCGCGAGCAGGCATACAAAATTGTGCAGTCTGAAGCGATGCGCGCCTGGCACGAAGAGGGTGACTTCCGGGCCGTGATCGAGCACCATCCCGAGATCCGCAAACACCTTTCCCCTGAGCAGATTAGCCACTGCTTCTCGGTCGAGCGGCAGCTCCGCAGCGTCGACGCAATTTTTGACCGCGTGTTCGGGGAATGAAACGCCCAGTTCATTCCTTGATGTTAGTAGTCATTAAATTGAGGGGTCGAAACTGACGTGTTTCGGGTTACACTGATCGCGGAACAGGATTCATCTCGGACCTGTGAGCAGACCTCGTGATCCGGTATTCAGATACATTGTCGAAGAAGCGGCGGGGGCGTAACCTCCGCATGGCAAGGGTCTTACTTGCCGATGACAACCCAACCTCGCGGCTCACCCTGCAAACCGTCCTCGAAGCGGGCGGCTACCGGGTAGATTCTGCGGCTTCAGCGGCCGAGGCCGTTGGCTTGCTCGATCAGGCCGAGTATCAGTTGGTCTTGTCTGAACTGGCGATGGAATCCCCGGAAGCCGGGCTCAAAGTGCTGGCGCATGCCCGCATGAAGGACTACCGTCCGGCCACCGCTCTGGTGACCGCCTGGCACGCCGGCCCGGAAAGCAAGCCCAGCCAGGAAACGGACGTGCTCATTGAGCCGGAAGACCTGCCGGAATTGCTCGGTAAGATCGCCATGCTCATCAGCACCCGCGCTTCCCGCCGGGCAACCCGTCCGGTCAAGTAGCCAACGGCCCAATTCCTACAACTGTCTTTTCAAACTCCGCAAGCGCGCCCGCGAAAAAGTGGTCCTGCGCCTCCACCCAGTGCAGAGCTTTGGCGCCCCACAACCGGTCGAACACCGGCTGCAGCTCGTGGCGTGGTCCATATTCGTCATTTGTAGATTGAATGAAGATCCGCTCGACTGGGCAGCGCTCCAGGATCTCAAACTGCCGGTACACCGTCGGAA encodes the following:
- a CDS encoding MBL fold metallo-hydrolase, which produces MKVRLIGSSPDAPRDRHYASSYLINDRVAIDAGTLGFSGTPEEQAEVRHVFLTHSHMDHISSLPVFLENAYDPEVPAVTVHALPETMETLQRHIFNGEIWPDFIHLSPPGRPFFLPNRVRLEEPIEVEGLRVVPVAMNHIVPTAGYLVTDGRSTVAFGADSGPTERMWALMMDMPAPRSVFLECTFPDELTGLAGISAHLTPESFGVEVAKMPPETSILAVHLKHRFRDRVAEELRALGLPDLRITGGEATYEL
- the purB gene encoding adenylosuccinate lyase: MIQRYTRPEMGRIWSDENKYAQWLAVELANCDVQAERGHIPVESAKFLREYAAISVDRILEIEAEIRHDVIAFTTCVAESMASAGHSDASRWFHYGLTSNDVVDTAQALQLKESAELILKRVDILIEVLKTRAHEFKHAIAIGRTHGVHAEPITFGLKIANWYDEALRAKRRLKEAAEDLRYGKLSGAVGTLAHMEPATEAAICEKLGLKVAPIASQVIARDRHAAFVSALALICALCEKCALEVRHLQRTEVREAEEPFAEGAQKGSSAMPHKRNPIVSEQICGLARVVRSNVQAAFEDIALWHERDISHSSVERVILPDSCILTDYLLAKTIWLIGGMRVYPERMKRNLESTKGLVFSGQVLLDLAAAGMLREQAYKIVQSEAMRAWHEEGDFRAVIEHHPEIRKHLSPEQISHCFSVERQLRSVDAIFDRVFGE
- a CDS encoding MBL fold metallo-hydrolase — translated: MAPAPRFLYDKKAGRLRIVKACVLASSSAGNSTFIGTDTTRILIDAGLNRKETFARLAAIGEDPARLDAIFITHEHSDHILGLPVMIRALASMGRRIPVFLTHLTAPTIDWGNAVPVVETFQAGSGIEIGDLSISSFTIPHDAVDPVGYTIKSQGIKISIATDLGYMPDSVKVHLQRSHFLLLESNHHPELLKLGPYPWHVKQRILSRKGHLSNDAACEYIANDLPSEVQTLILGHLSEHNNTIWETELSAKQALETRGLSPRLIVAEPRKLSDIFQL
- a CDS encoding response regulator; this encodes MSKKRRGRNLRMARVLLADDNPTSRLTLQTVLEAGGYRVDSAASAAEAVGLLDQAEYQLVLSELAMESPEAGLKVLAHARMKDYRPATALVTAWHAGPESKPSQETDVLIEPEDLPELLGKIAMLISTRASRRATRPVK
- a CDS encoding PP2C family protein-serine/threonine phosphatase; amino-acid sequence: MIFEYAAQIGGAPDTDALLELNANMARDLAGADRCSIWLVDSASREIWTKVAHGTSEIRIPFGHGLVGACIAANEPIVVNDTSSDPRFLGRVDEKSGYATRSVLVLPLRGSDNRVIGALQALNKPGGFDTSDVDLLSLAASYSASALEGQQLRAEAEKARLLLKELEIARSVQQRLLPQTLPALPGLEFDAYCRPAKFVGGDYYDFIALPGDRLFFTLGDVSGKGIAAAVLMASIQAAIRSQMLHPPDSLSELVNDFNKAVYSFSTSDKYSTLFCAMLDAKTRRMVFVNAGGCPPMLLRAATGQVERLDAGGCPIGLLGFSRYQQAEVQLEPGDVLFAFSDGISEATNSAEEIWEEADLEKVLRSAGRSPAARIVETAVAAADAFTGDAEQADDMTVVAMKAL
- a CDS encoding GWxTD domain-containing protein encodes the protein MRLPWILLFVPALALAADPWLQRVEPIMNSAERRLYVGLHDDSARQAFRHSFWDGKAVSEEEYLQRIEWADAQFGGAKPGSGANTDQGRVYLSLGAPTSISRLPSSRVFVQCEIWYYNSLPRLGLGTQARFLFYRKEGAGPLQLYSPQLNSLRTLLIPNSGTRGLFAVNDIIRASDVPNSLNLPPAEAEVVDAASSVARGITGSGNSDIVNMAAAPAWALRRDPKERVQSRLLLSERPVLESFQSWTPDRLPVIDIQVKASVRASIGLSVQVSGVPLDEWQTQLEFITWTPVAYVHRLFLLPGDYTLVVDTDGVRTPYPLQVTKPSAATQILLGSTGETAGSAPFQFGALRLLPSAAPRMAMLQFAAPGRVQWRIVRGVEILSVASTETETTGFAGYTLPAQLPAGPLTLQARSTNEVVDLKLPTPEPERLDSRVVISHNANLGPAAALLSIGRQFLLNGNRPQARLCFTRALGQSRTANTLSALGRLEALDAHLDQARTLLQEALILDSHHFDALTAMGFVETEFQDYTVAAAYLERALQVRSLPALEQALSEVKGKLRAGR